The following are from one region of the Blastocatellia bacterium genome:
- a CDS encoding ATP-binding protein yields MSSLLNVERKKLLGGNEEEIRQLPKWAATLVRKYNSGEASRFLLYHNIYDLIWLKNSYSNLISFLGYLLKDRNFLLYNRSNGIQASKRDLLFEMERVFAADMKVADPLAATKKQMNITPTLPRDPARAIPYLEQFFYEQWRTDKGDQAEQFFGECGVVINFLESIIPASEVSYMSGEDRNLWVTLQKWITTTQDKPAHNPIIFITESVSDVNQRIRENPRLVNIEIPYPDYEERLSYIRYFRVMNPGIRFEMNEEQFSHMSSGLNRIHITSMVRSASVNAEGLTYEIVRNKKKEIIESECVGLVEFVTPKYGLEHVGGMKKAKEFLRNIAKIIKDGITEEAPMGILLSGPVGTGKTFLAECFAKDCGLNVIELKNFRDKWVGSTEANLEKILTLLTTLAPIVVLIDEADATLGNRDSGGGGSDVDSRIFSKLANAMGSPENRGRILWILMTCRPDLLPIDLKRQGRCEEHISLFYPELEEERMEIAEAMVKKNNIDHTISDWTPLTKHELSLSGADIEAILIRCRRNARNAGRKVVSQEDLIEVSNEFTPARDELAIEYQTLVAVRESTSKEMLPEMYKKMPVTDIATRIEQLRPYVR; encoded by the coding sequence ATGAGTTCTTTACTTAATGTTGAAAGAAAAAAACTATTAGGCGGTAATGAAGAAGAAATTAGGCAATTGCCAAAATGGGCTGCTACTTTGGTGCGTAAGTATAATTCTGGGGAAGCTAGTCGGTTTTTGCTCTATCATAATATTTATGACCTGATTTGGTTAAAAAATAGCTATTCTAATTTGATTAGTTTTCTAGGTTATTTGCTTAAGGATCGCAACTTTTTACTTTATAACCGTAGCAACGGCATACAAGCAAGCAAAAGAGATTTGCTATTTGAAATGGAACGGGTTTTTGCTGCTGATATGAAAGTAGCCGATCCTTTAGCAGCAACTAAAAAACAAATGAATATTACCCCTACCTTACCACGTGATCCAGCAAGAGCAATTCCTTATTTAGAACAGTTTTTTTATGAACAATGGCGCACAGATAAAGGGGATCAAGCAGAGCAATTTTTTGGTGAATGTGGCGTAGTAATTAACTTTTTAGAATCAATTATTCCTGCTAGCGAAGTTAGCTATATGTCAGGTGAAGACCGCAATTTATGGGTGACACTGCAAAAATGGATTACTACTACTCAAGATAAACCTGCTCATAACCCAATTATTTTTATTACTGAAAGTGTTTCAGATGTAAATCAACGAATTAGAGAAAATCCACGCCTTGTAAACATTGAAATTCCTTATCCAGACTATGAAGAACGCTTAAGCTATATTCGTTATTTTCGTGTTATGAATCCTGGTATCCGTTTTGAAATGAATGAAGAACAGTTTTCTCATATGTCTTCAGGCTTAAACCGTATTCATATTACTTCTATGGTTCGTAGTGCTTCAGTAAATGCCGAAGGTTTAACTTACGAAATTGTACGTAATAAGAAAAAAGAAATTATTGAAAGTGAATGTGTTGGACTAGTTGAGTTTGTCACGCCAAAATATGGGCTAGAGCATGTTGGAGGAATGAAGAAGGCAAAAGAATTTTTACGTAATATCGCTAAAATTATTAAGGATGGTATTACAGAAGAAGCACCAATGGGAATTTTACTATCTGGCCCAGTAGGAACAGGTAAAACCTTTTTAGCCGAATGTTTTGCTAAGGATTGTGGCTTAAATGTAATTGAGCTAAAAAATTTCCGTGATAAATGGGTAGGTTCTACAGAAGCTAACCTAGAAAAAATACTTACTCTACTAACTACACTTGCTCCTATTGTTGTACTAATTGATGAAGCAGACGCGACATTAGGAAACCGTGATAGCGGTGGCGGTGGAAGTGATGTTGATTCTCGTATCTTCTCTAAACTAGCAAATGCAATGGGTAGTCCAGAAAATCGAGGTCGTATTTTGTGGATTTTAATGACTTGTCGCCCAGATTTGCTACCTATTGACTTAAAGCGTCAAGGCCGTTGTGAGGAACATATTTCGCTTTTTTATCCAGAACTAGAGGAAGAAAGAATGGAAATTGCTGAGGCGATGGTTAAGAAAAATAACATTGATCATACTATTTCTGATTGGACACCTTTAACCAAACATGAATTATCACTTTCTGGTGCTGATATTGAAGCAATTTTAATTCGTTGCCGTAGAAATGCCCGAAATGCTGGACGTAAAGTTGTTAGTCAAGAAGATTTAATAGAAGTTTCTAATGAATTTACCCCGGCTCGAGATGAATTAGCTATTGAGTATCAAACATTAGTAGCAGTTCGTGAGTCAACTTCTAAGGAAATGCTACCAGAAATGTATAAAAAAATGCCTGTCACTGATATAGCAACTCGAATTGAACAGCTACGGCCTTATGTACGCTAA
- a CDS encoding histidine phosphatase family protein, whose translation MKDRIGSFGIVKRLIIKANLVMLLLSFIVGYIYFNNTVVLSEVAKSQITTVILVRHAEKAKSNDNNPNLSEIGQQRAKTLAQILKNVGINAIYATEFTRTQETAKPLSEIINIPIKIIEAKNTDKLLNEIESKHKGENILVVGHSNTLPFIIERLGNIKIQEINENEYNNLFILNISKNDKAKLLDLKYGDESK comes from the coding sequence ATGAAAGATAGAATTGGGAGTTTTGGAATTGTTAAAAGGTTAATCATAAAAGCAAATTTAGTGATGTTATTATTATCTTTTATTGTTGGTTATATATACTTTAATAATACAGTAGTTTTATCAGAGGTTGCTAAATCACAAATAACAACAGTCATTTTAGTAAGACATGCAGAAAAAGCAAAATCCAATGACAATAACCCTAATTTAAGCGAGATTGGACAGCAAAGAGCAAAAACATTAGCTCAAATCTTAAAAAATGTTGGTATTAATGCTATATATGCAACTGAGTTTACAAGAACACAAGAAACAGCCAAACCATTATCAGAAATAATCAATATTCCTATAAAAATAATTGAAGCAAAAAACACAGATAAATTACTAAATGAAATAGAAAGTAAGCACAAGGGTGAGAATATATTAGTTGTAGGTCATTCAAATACATTACCATTTATAATTGAAAGATTAGGAAATATAAAAATTCAAGAAATAAATGAGAATGAATATAATAATTTATTTATATTGAATATTAGCAAAAACGATAAGGCAAAGTTATTAGACTTAAAATATGGTGACGAAAGCAAATAG
- a CDS encoding tetratricopeptide repeat protein: MLETDLKKTALTYFKKGFQAQNSGNLSEAISLYKKSIEIFPTAEAHTFLGWAYSFQNRLEEAIAECHQAIAVDSTFGNPYNDIGAYLIEKGDYSAAIDWLKKAMIAPRYECYFYPHYNLGRILERQGKYLEAIKHYSKALNYNPNYTLAFKAVRKMQKLLN, encoded by the coding sequence ATGCTAGAAACAGACTTAAAAAAAACGGCTCTAACTTATTTTAAGAAAGGCTTTCAGGCCCAAAATAGCGGTAATTTAAGCGAAGCTATAAGCCTTTATAAAAAATCTATTGAAATCTTCCCTACAGCAGAAGCACATACATTCTTAGGCTGGGCATATAGCTTTCAAAACCGCTTAGAGGAAGCAATTGCTGAGTGCCATCAAGCAATTGCCGTAGATAGCACCTTTGGCAATCCTTATAACGACATTGGAGCATACTTAATAGAAAAGGGTGATTATAGTGCAGCTATTGATTGGTTAAAAAAAGCTATGATAGCACCTCGTTATGAGTGTTATTTTTATCCACACTATAATTTGGGTAGGATCTTAGAGAGGCAAGGAAAATATTTAGAAGCTATTAAACATTATAGCAAAGCATTAAACTATAACCCTAACTATACATTAGCCTTTAAAGCTGTAAGAAAAATGCAAAAATTATTAAATTAA
- a CDS encoding serine/threonine protein kinase: MTFRPFLNLAKHICAGISAAHKAGVIHRDIKPDNVMVEIIDNQEVARVLDFGIAKLRDNQQHTNLTETGALLGTPNYMSPEQCTGNPIDHRTDIYSLGIMFYQMISGELPFKAVNAPALIIMHVTQAPTHLKEICPSVPEPLAKVIMQTLEKNPNDRQRSVVELIEQLEAALIPNASQWRVVYYGLLDTGDSTRQKFLQGIQQDFGISATQAEQIISSKGMSLKKTQTQADACKIADKLRSIGANVKVESIISEKSFDSSNNTIAPIKIGQTPVNEPTVDPLLETDSYKMLSYVTEKAKASTGELGGHTDNLSEDATVNFSNTIGTKAYSSSPVLSSSNLPPSNTDQLPTQINTLNNNASPNTSPLPNAATIIESAFLWKLNLDGQIHENLTEETIEAWVVCWNHPFYSILYLSLCQR, encoded by the coding sequence ATTACCTTTAGACCATTTCTAAATTTAGCAAAACACATCTGTGCTGGAATTTCTGCTGCTCATAAAGCTGGAGTTATTCACCGAGATATAAAGCCTGATAATGTAATGGTTGAAATTATTGATAATCAAGAAGTTGCACGTGTTTTAGATTTTGGTATTGCTAAACTTAGAGATAATCAACAACATACAAATTTAACAGAAACAGGCGCGTTATTAGGGACTCCTAATTATATGTCTCCTGAGCAATGTACAGGCAACCCCATAGATCACCGTACAGATATTTACTCTCTAGGTATAATGTTTTATCAAATGATTTCTGGAGAATTACCTTTTAAGGCTGTTAATGCTCCAGCATTAATAATTATGCATGTTACCCAGGCCCCGACACACTTAAAAGAAATTTGTCCAAGTGTACCAGAACCACTTGCCAAGGTAATAATGCAAACACTAGAAAAAAATCCTAATGATCGTCAGCGTTCTGTAGTTGAACTAATAGAACAGCTAGAAGCCGCCCTTATCCCAAATGCTAGTCAATGGCGGGTAGTTTATTATGGACTACTTGATACAGGTGACAGCACTAGACAAAAGTTTTTACAAGGTATCCAACAGGACTTTGGCATTTCTGCTACCCAAGCAGAACAAATAATTTCATCAAAAGGAATGAGCTTAAAGAAAACTCAAACCCAAGCAGATGCCTGTAAAATTGCTGATAAACTTCGTAGCATTGGAGCTAATGTAAAAGTTGAATCTATCATAAGTGAAAAATCCTTTGACTCATCTAATAACACTATTGCTCCAATCAAAATTGGTCAAACACCTGTCAATGAACCAACTGTTGACCCTTTACTTGAAACTGATAGCTATAAAATGCTTTCCTATGTGACAGAAAAAGCTAAAGCTAGCACAGGTGAATTAGGAGGACATACTGATAACTTATCAGAAGATGCAACTGTTAATTTTTCTAATACAATAGGAACTAAAGCATATTCCTCATCCCCTGTCTTAAGTTCATCTAATTTACCACCTTCTAATACAGATCAACTACCAACCCAAATCAACACACTAAATAATAATGCTAGTCCTAATACCAGCCCATTACCTAATGCAGCAACTATTATAGAATCAGCATTTTTATGGAAACTTAATTTAGATGGTCAAATACATGAAAATTTAACTGAAGAAACTATTGAAGCCTGGGTTGTATGTTGGAATCACCCTTTTTATTCAATACTATACTTATCTTTGTGTCAAAGATGA
- a CDS encoding CDP-alcohol phosphatidyltransferase family protein, whose protein sequence is MLGEQIGNVGIRAADAIVRAIASLRPNPNHLTFAGLLINIAAGIIFGFGYFFIGGLVLLFANIFDILDGRVARYTGRVTKFGAFFDSVMDRYSDIIVLLGIIIYYSRDTVDHSTLYVALTGIGLVGSVLVSYTRARAENLISGCKVGFLERPERVVLLIIGSLTEIGPADHPLLHKMRAVIWVLAVLSHWTVIHRVYHTWRELEREAIEAKAQAALEEKEKVDGSKSGLNDVAASRA, encoded by the coding sequence ATGCTCGGCGAACAAATTGGTAATGTTGGAATACGTGCCGCAGATGCTATCGTGCGTGCAATTGCAAGTTTACGACCCAACCCCAATCATCTTACCTTCGCTGGTCTATTAATCAATATTGCAGCAGGCATTATTTTTGGCTTTGGATATTTTTTTATAGGTGGCTTAGTGCTACTTTTTGCTAATATTTTTGATATTCTGGATGGTCGAGTAGCTCGTTACACTGGAAGAGTCACCAAATTTGGTGCTTTTTTTGACTCGGTAATGGATCGCTATTCAGATATTATTGTTTTATTAGGTATAATTATTTATTACTCTCGTGATACTGTTGATCATAGTACCCTTTATGTAGCTTTAACAGGAATTGGTTTAGTAGGTTCTGTACTAGTTAGTTATACTAGAGCTAGAGCAGAAAACTTAATTTCTGGTTGTAAAGTAGGTTTCTTAGAAAGACCAGAAAGAGTAGTATTATTAATTATTGGTTCATTAACAGAAATTGGCCCGGCTGATCATCCTTTATTACACAAGATGAGAGCCGTAATTTGGGTTTTAGCAGTTCTTTCTCATTGGACAGTCATCCATCGAGTTTATCACACTTGGAGAGAATTAGAACGTGAAGCAATTGAAGCAAAAGCTCAAGCTGCATTAGAAGAAAAAGAAAAAGTAGATGGTTCTAAATCTGGCTTAAATGATGTTGCTGCATCTCGTGCTTAA
- a CDS encoding acetyl-CoA carboxylase biotin carboxyl carrier protein subunit gives MKLEIEIANKIVVVDWHEKDQKIFANIDGTNYEVQVSKPNNNTYTLLVDNQVYELRVNASNHSEISIGDQVINSKVVDHRKQHQKSDAALAGIQAITAPMPGRVVQVLKNVGDEVKSGEGIVVVEAMKMQNELGAPKTGIVKAIKVKVGQTVVASEVLAIVE, from the coding sequence ATGAAATTAGAAATTGAAATTGCTAACAAAATAGTTGTTGTAGATTGGCATGAAAAAGACCAAAAAATCTTTGCTAACATTGATGGAACAAATTATGAAGTGCAAGTCTCTAAACCAAATAATAACACCTATACGCTACTAGTAGATAATCAAGTCTATGAACTAAGGGTTAATGCTAGCAATCATTCTGAAATTTCTATTGGTGATCAAGTAATTAACTCTAAAGTAGTTGACCATAGAAAGCAGCATCAAAAATCAGACGCAGCCTTAGCAGGAATCCAAGCCATTACTGCTCCTATGCCAGGGCGAGTGGTTCAGGTACTAAAAAATGTTGGAGATGAAGTCAAAAGTGGTGAAGGTATAGTAGTTGTGGAAGCTATGAAAATGCAAAATGAATTAGGCGCACCTAAAACAGGTATAGTAAAAGCAATTAAAGTAAAAGTGGGTCAAACTGTAGTTGCAAGCGAAGTTTTAGCAATAGTTGAATAA
- a CDS encoding VWA domain-containing protein — protein MSKLLTYVVLISLLFSTITTPTLAKQTFQSPQTEEEPAVKITTELIQFDVVVQDKKGRIVKDLKPEDFEIYEDGKLQEITNFSFIDLQPTKTSETNPVITASTEINPKTNPESKNLQTAQRNQVGRTIAFVVDELGLPLDSIELVKANLKKYVDDKLEPTDLVAIIRTGAGVGVLQQFTSNKQQLYAAIKEIKGNLTRFNRTGVNSVEAVASTALDDPGDSGNQIFSSYLASLREIKFVIDGLKNLPGRKSLVIFSGSFPDPADLGSGLPQTSSSINTDTRRADVLNTVNSTNRIVTESINSLIETANRASVVCYTVDARGLLPGIALSAADDFSPTSTVGTNASNDVERQIQGTIENRANLQIGTQRGMRTLAGATGGIFSVGSETGIKTSLADQQGYYLIGYSPQEGTFDAKNPYHKLSVKVKLPGLSVRTRTGFYGIKDEEYKALTPTEELINAAISPFGAKDIYLQVTPLFSYDKKNGSLVRSLLYIDCKNLTFTDEGEDLKKANLELLIFTFGKNGNLINRVIQTSDLKVKKDKLQDLLNKGFAIILNTPAKLSGTYQVRAVVRDTTTKKLGSAGQLVEIPEIKSNKLTLSGLTLAEDRTKDPNRNSELELITLATRKFHSGALLQYSYHIYNPKLDSKVKKPILKQQTILYREGKQIFTNEVIIDTKGQQDLENLLAGGKFVLGTELSSGRYTFQVVVTDLANKNRVQSQEMDFEILGK, from the coding sequence ATGTCAAAATTACTTACATATGTTGTTCTTATATCTTTATTATTTTCAACAATTACTACACCTACACTTGCAAAACAAACCTTTCAATCGCCACAAACAGAAGAAGAGCCAGCAGTAAAAATTACTACAGAATTAATTCAATTTGATGTAGTAGTTCAAGATAAAAAGGGAAGAATAGTTAAAGATTTAAAGCCAGAAGATTTTGAAATATATGAAGATGGTAAATTACAAGAGATTACTAATTTTTCATTTATTGATCTTCAGCCTACTAAAACTAGTGAAACAAATCCAGTTATAACTGCCAGCACAGAAATAAATCCAAAAACAAATCCTGAATCAAAAAACTTGCAAACAGCACAAAGAAATCAAGTTGGCCGCACAATTGCTTTTGTAGTTGATGAACTAGGTCTTCCGCTAGATTCAATAGAGCTTGTTAAAGCAAATCTTAAGAAATATGTTGATGATAAATTAGAACCTACAGACCTTGTAGCCATTATTCGTACAGGTGCCGGAGTTGGCGTATTACAACAGTTTACTAGTAACAAACAGCAGCTTTATGCAGCAATTAAAGAAATAAAAGGAAATCTAACAAGATTTAATCGTACAGGCGTTAATTCTGTGGAGGCTGTAGCCTCAACCGCGCTAGATGATCCAGGTGATAGCGGCAACCAAATTTTTAGTTCATACTTGGCTTCTTTAAGAGAAATCAAATTTGTAATTGATGGGTTAAAAAACCTTCCAGGAAGAAAATCTCTAGTTATTTTCTCTGGTAGTTTTCCAGATCCCGCTGATCTTGGCTCAGGGCTTCCTCAAACCAGTAGTTCAATCAATACTGATACAAGAAGAGCAGATGTTCTGAATACTGTTAATTCAACTAATAGGATAGTTACAGAATCAATTAACTCTTTGATAGAAACAGCCAATCGTGCTTCTGTTGTATGTTATACGGTTGATGCTAGGGGATTACTGCCGGGTATAGCACTAAGTGCAGCAGATGATTTTAGCCCTACTTCTACAGTAGGAACTAACGCTTCTAATGATGTAGAGAGACAAATACAAGGTACAATAGAAAACCGAGCAAATTTGCAGATTGGTACTCAAAGAGGGATGAGAACTCTAGCTGGTGCTACAGGTGGAATTTTTAGCGTTGGAAGTGAAACAGGAATTAAAACTTCCTTAGCCGATCAACAAGGTTATTACTTAATTGGTTATAGCCCGCAAGAAGGCACTTTTGATGCTAAAAACCCTTATCATAAATTATCTGTAAAAGTAAAACTTCCCGGCTTAAGCGTAAGAACAAGAACTGGCTTTTATGGTATTAAAGATGAAGAATACAAAGCACTTACACCTACAGAGGAATTAATAAATGCTGCTATTTCTCCATTTGGTGCTAAAGATATTTATTTGCAAGTAACTCCATTATTTAGCTATGACAAGAAAAATGGTAGTTTAGTAAGATCCCTACTTTATATTGATTGTAAAAACCTAACTTTTACTGATGAAGGCGAAGATTTAAAGAAAGCTAACCTAGAATTATTGATTTTTACATTTGGAAAGAATGGCAATTTAATTAATAGGGTAATTCAAACTAGCGATCTAAAAGTAAAGAAAGATAAGCTCCAAGACCTATTAAACAAAGGCTTTGCTATTATCTTAAATACTCCAGCCAAACTATCAGGTACATATCAAGTAAGGGCTGTTGTTAGAGATACTACTACTAAAAAACTTGGTTCTGCTGGTCAATTAGTTGAAATACCTGAAATAAAATCTAACAAACTAACTTTATCAGGTCTTACTTTAGCTGAAGATCGAACAAAAGACCCTAATAGAAATAGCGAACTAGAACTTATTACATTAGCTACTAGAAAATTCCATTCAGGAGCTTTACTTCAATATAGCTATCATATCTACAATCCAAAACTTGATTCTAAAGTAAAGAAACCTATACTTAAACAACAAACAATTCTTTATCGAGAGGGTAAACAAATATTTACTAATGAAGTAATAATTGATACAAAAGGCCAACAAGATTTAGAAAATTTATTAGCTGGCGGCAAATTTGTTTTAGGGACAGAATTAAGTTCTGGTAGATATACCTTTCAGGTTGTTGTTACTGATTTGGCAAACAAAAACCGTGTTCAATCTCAAGAAATGGATTTTGAAATTTTAGGAAAATAG
- a CDS encoding glycosyltransferase family 9 protein, which produces MADWLWENYKLPSLVTFGPGEENLAQRVIKASRSSHCYSVTTNLKQFVALARRATLFLGGDTGPLHLAAACQTPIVGIYGPTQPKRNGPFDKADLTVGLEDLACRVNCHRRRCPTNNECMDISLNTVAKAIEKRLSKTKLWQIGTYLKSHAAGVSH; this is translated from the coding sequence ATGGCTGATTGGCTTTGGGAAAATTATAAATTACCAAGTTTAGTAACTTTTGGGCCAGGAGAAGAAAACCTAGCTCAAAGGGTTATTAAAGCAAGCCGTTCAAGTCATTGTTATAGTGTTACTACTAACTTAAAACAATTTGTTGCACTAGCTCGACGTGCTACATTATTCTTAGGTGGTGACACTGGCCCGTTACATTTAGCTGCTGCTTGTCAAACACCAATTGTAGGAATTTATGGGCCAACTCAACCAAAACGCAATGGCCCTTTTGACAAAGCAGATTTAACCGTAGGACTAGAAGATTTAGCCTGTCGGGTTAATTGTCATCGTCGGCGTTGTCCAACTAATAATGAATGTATGGATATTTCACTAAACACAGTAGCAAAAGCTATTGAAAAACGTTTATCAAAAACAAAGTTATGGCAAATTGGAACTTATCTCAAATCTCACGCCGCGGGCGTGTCCCATTAG
- a CDS encoding TIGR00730 family Rossman fold protein, with translation MKRICVFCGSTFGAKQEYKKAAQELGQLMAKKNIGLVYGGGNVGLMGEIANAVLKADGNVIGVIPNFMVEKELAHRQLTELKVVNSMHERKALMAELSDGFIALSGGIGTFEELFEILTWRQLGIHNKPCGILNVANYYDKLIDFINYSVEEEFVKSETRDLIFVESESTKLLERFLNYPTKDQETLDLSKT, from the coding sequence ATGAAAAGAATTTGTGTATTTTGTGGCTCAACTTTTGGTGCAAAACAAGAATATAAAAAAGCTGCACAGGAGTTGGGCCAACTTATGGCTAAGAAAAATATAGGTTTAGTTTATGGTGGTGGTAATGTTGGACTTATGGGAGAAATCGCTAATGCAGTGCTAAAAGCAGATGGCAATGTTATAGGCGTTATTCCAAACTTTATGGTAGAAAAAGAACTGGCTCACCGCCAACTAACTGAACTTAAAGTAGTTAATTCAATGCATGAGAGAAAAGCTTTGATGGCCGAGCTTTCCGATGGTTTTATTGCTTTATCTGGTGGAATAGGCACTTTTGAAGAACTTTTTGAAATATTAACTTGGCGACAACTTGGTATTCATAATAAACCTTGTGGAATATTAAATGTTGCTAATTATTATGATAAGTTGATTGATTTCATCAATTACAGTGTTGAAGAAGAGTTTGTTAAAAGTGAAACTAGAGATCTAATTTTTGTGGAATCTGAAAGTACAAAACTACTAGAAAGATTCTTAAATTATCCTACAAAAGATCAAGAAACATTGGATTTAAGCAAAACCTAG
- a CDS encoding protein kinase, with the protein MKQCLKCKKESSNASEPCPYDGGRHLFDELLGITIDGKYKLEKCIGRGGMGAVYLATHIQVNNKVAIKVLLKSLIEAHPAAYDRFRREAQATGRIKHPNAVSVTDFGQTDEGTAYLAMEYVAGAPLRRLLDKTPKLPLDHF; encoded by the coding sequence ATGAAACAGTGCTTAAAGTGTAAGAAAGAATCTTCTAATGCTTCAGAACCTTGTCCTTATGATGGTGGTAGGCATCTGTTTGATGAACTTTTAGGCATTACAATAGATGGTAAATATAAGCTAGAAAAATGTATTGGTCGCGGAGGTATGGGAGCAGTTTATCTTGCTACACATATTCAAGTTAATAACAAAGTAGCAATTAAAGTTTTGCTTAAAAGCCTTATAGAAGCCCATCCTGCTGCTTATGATCGCTTCCGCCGAGAAGCTCAAGCAACTGGCCGTATAAAACACCCAAATGCAGTATCAGTAACAGACTTTGGACAAACTGATGAGGGAACAGCTTATCTAGCAATGGAATATGTCGCTGGCGCACCTTTACGCCGGCTTTTAGATAAAACGCCAAAATTACCTTTAGACCATTTCTAA
- a CDS encoding acyl-CoA thioesterase translates to MTQERIPAIRVVMMPRDTNSHGTIFGGVLLSYIDQAGAIEVHKHSNKKVVTVAMHEVIFIEPVFVGDLVSFYTETVKIGRTSITVKVYVESERIIAAQKQKVKVTEAEVVYVAVNDERRPVPVLD, encoded by the coding sequence ATGACTCAAGAAAGAATCCCTGCCATTAGGGTAGTAATGATGCCTCGTGATACTAATTCACATGGGACAATATTTGGAGGAGTATTACTTAGCTATATTGACCAGGCCGGAGCAATAGAGGTTCATAAACATAGCAATAAAAAAGTAGTTACAGTAGCAATGCATGAAGTGATTTTTATTGAACCAGTATTTGTAGGAGATTTAGTTAGTTTTTATACCGAAACAGTAAAAATAGGTAGAACTTCAATCACTGTAAAAGTTTATGTTGAGTCTGAGCGCATTATTGCTGCACAAAAACAAAAAGTAAAAGTTACAGAAGCAGAAGTGGTTTATGTAGCGGTTAATGATGAGCGTCGTCCTGTGCCTGTTTTAGATTAA
- the nirD gene encoding nitrite reductase small subunit NirD: protein MSEFVKVAKIKDIAKGKNKVIELNGRPVAIFNHNDSFYAIDNVCPHKGAPLNEGVFMGNMVICPWHTWTFDVSNGNCITNPRAKISCFEIKVEGDEIFLKVN from the coding sequence ATGTCAGAGTTTGTAAAAGTAGCAAAAATAAAAGATATTGCAAAGGGGAAAAATAAAGTAATAGAACTTAATGGCCGTCCCGTTGCTATTTTTAACCATAATGACTCTTTTTATGCTATTGATAATGTTTGTCCTCATAAGGGTGCGCCTCTTAATGAAGGTGTTTTTATGGGAAATATGGTAATTTGTCCTTGGCACACTTGGACATTTGATGTTAGCAATGGAAATTGTATAACTAACCCAAGAGCTAAAATTTCCTGCTTTGAAATAAAAGTAGAAGGTGACGAAATTTTTCTTAAAGTAAATTAA